Genomic window (Pirellulaceae bacterium):
TTGTCATCACCGGGATCGGGATGATTACGTCTGTGGGACGTGATCGCGAGAGCAGTTGGCAGGCGATTCGTTCCGGCACGAGCGGCGTTCGACGCCTGATCAACGAACCGGAAATTCCAGAGCAATTACAGATTGGTGCCGTCGTGAACGACGTGCCAGGGTTGCCAAAACAGCTCAAGGTGATTCGACTGGCAAACATCGCCGCGGATGAGGCGTTTCAGGACGCGAGTCTGGATCTCAAAAACGTCGACGGCAGTCGTTTTGGCTGTGCAATCAGCGGCCATATGGGCGACTGGCGATGGCTACGACAGAACCACGGTTACGAACCGGCCGACTCCCCCGGCGATGTGTCAAACTGGGACCAATGGTTTCCCAACAGTGGATGTTGGAACATTGCTCATCGTTTTGGTCTGAATGGTCCACGAATCTGCCATTCGACGGCCTGCGCTAGTGGACTCATCGATATCATGAGTGCCGTTCGATCGATCCGCGACAATCAATGCGACCTCGCACTCGCCGGTTCAGCCGAGGCGATCGATCCCCTCTTTGCCGCCGGTTTCCAACGCATGCGGGTACTGGCCGATGCGGAAAATCCCCGGGAGGCTTGCCGGCCATTCGACCGATCCAGAACCGGTTTTGTGATGGGCGAAGGCGCGGCCATGTTTGTGATCGAACGACTCTCCCACGCAACGGCTCGCGGTGCTCATATTTATGCCGAAATCGCCGGCGGAAGAATGATGGCAGATGCCCACCATGTCACCGGTTTGGACATGGAAAGCGAATCGCTCACGCGTTTAATTCGCGATACACTCAAACGGGCTAAGATGGAGCCTTCTGACATCGGATACGTCAACGCACACGGAACAGGGACAACGCAAAACGACATCATGGAAACGCGCGGGATTCGCCGCGCCCTCGGCAACCACGCTGATGAGGTTTGTGTCAGTGCGCTCAAGTCGATGCTTGGCCACCTCGTCAATGCATCCGGCAGCGTCGAATTAGCACTCACCACGCTAGCACTTCGAGATGGTTTTGTACCTCCAACGTTAAATTTGACCGACCCAGACCCAGAATGCGATCTGGATTGCATTCCGCTGGTCGGGCAAGATCGACCGATTCAAAACGCCTTAAAACTGGCGCTCGCATTCGGCGGACATCTCGTGGCTGTCGCTCTCAGACGTTGGAGCGATGCAGAATCAGGTGTCGGCGAACCGTTGCGACGGGCCGCCTAGATTTCCTGCCGAACTACTGGAAAATTCGCTGCTGAATCGGCTAGCACCGTTCTCTCGCGGCGAAATACGGGTGTGATCGCGACTCCGCGAACGACTACAATTCAGACATGCCTGAACTGTTCCACATCAAGATCTGCGGAATCACCTCACCCGCTGATGCGAAAGTCGTCGTTGATTCTGGCGCAGACGCCGTTGGAATTAATTTTTTTGAGGGGAGCAAACGTTTTGTCGAACCGGCAATCGCAAAACAGATCACAGCAAACATCCCCAGTTCAGTTGCGAAAGTCGGCGTCTTCGTGAACGGGGAAGTCGATTGGATCGAAACGGTCGCTCAAGCGGTAGGACTCGATTGGATTCAGCTGCACGGCGACGAATCGCCCGAACTCGTCTCCCGCCTGCAAAAACGCCCTCTGCTGAAAGCGTTTCGTTTAACTCAAGCCGGTTTGCAGCCCGTTGCCCAGTTCCTAGCTGACTGCGAGCAGCTGGGCCGCCCAGTCGACGCCCTGCTGCTCGACGCATTTCATCCGACTGAATTTGGCGGAACAGGCCGCACGATCGATTGGCAAACACTCGCCGCGGAAACCGCTCTCATGGGTGGTTACCAATGGGCCCTTGCGGGTGGACTCACACCGGTAAATGTGGCCAACGCAATTGCTCAAGCCCGTCCTCACGCCGTCGACACAGCGAGTGGGGTGGAGTCCAGCCCGGGCAAAAAGGATTCCGCCCTCACGCGCAGCTTCGTTGAGCAAGCGCGAGGAGCGCTCGAGTGACTTGCGTAAAGACGTGTCAGGCCTATGATTACTTAAGATATTCCCTTTTTAAGGGGCAATTTAATGCCCGTCTGACGAATCGCCCAGTTTTCTGATGCAGGAGATCATCGTGACCCAGCTTGAAGCTCGTGAAACCTTTAAGGTCAAAGACATTTCGCTCGCCGACTTTGGTCGTCGTGAAATCATGTTGGCAGAGAACGAAATGCCGGGTTTGATGGCAATCCGCAGCAAATACGGCACGCAACAACCACTCAAGGGCGCCCGTATCGCTGGATGCTTGCACATGACGATTCAAACCGCCGTCTTGATTGAAACGTTGACGGAACTGGGAGCCGAGGTTCAGTGGAGCAGTTGCAACAAATTCTCCACCCAGGACCATGCGGCTTCCGCGATCGCTCACACCGGAGTTCCGGTCTACGCTTGGAAGGGTGAGACGGACGAAGAATACGACTGGTGCGTTGACCAGACGATCTACTTCGAAGACGGCCAACCCCTGAACATGATCCTCGACGATGGCGGTGACCTGACTGCTCTGGTCCACAAGAAGTATCCGGAATTGTTGAAAGACGTGCGGGGACTTTCAGAAGAAACAACAACCGGTATCAAAGAGCTGCGAAAGATGGTCGAAAAAGGGGAGTTAAAAGTCCCAGCCATCAATGTCAACGACGCGGTCACCAAGGCCAAGTTCGACAATCTGTACGGCTGCCGCGAGTCATTGGTGGATGGAATCAAGCGAGCCACGGATGTGATGGTCGCCGGCAAAGTAGCCGTTGTGGCTGGGTATGGAGACGTCGGAAAGGGTTGTGCCCATTCGCTGCAGCGGTACGGCGCTCGCGTCATCATCACCGAGATCGATCCCATCAATGCGTTGCAAGCGGTGATGGAGGGTTTCCAAGTCACGACCATGGAAGAAGCGGCTTCGATCGGCAACATCTTTGTTACGACAACAGGCAATCGAGACATTATCTCGGGCGAGCACATGAAGGTGATGCCCAACGACGCGATCGTCTGCAACATTGGACACTTCGATTTAGAAATCGACATGGCTTGGCTAGACTCGCAAAGCGATGTATCCCGGCTAAACATCAAGCCACTCGTTGACCGCTACACGTTCGCTGACGGACACTCGATCATCGTCTTAGCTGAGGGTCGACTGGTGAACCTCGGCTGTGCGACGGGCCATCCCTCGTTCGTCATGTCAAATTCGTTCAGTAACCAGGTTTTGGCCCAAATCGCGCTCTGGACCGATCCGGATCAATTTGAAGTTGGCGTGCACGTCCTTCCTAAGAAGCTCGATGAAGAGGTTGCTCGGCTACACCTCGACCAACTCGGAGTCAAGCTCACGAAATTGTCCGAAAGCCAAGCGGATTATATTGGCGTTCCCGCAAACGGTCCGTTCAAGCCGGACTACTATCGCTACTAAATCGGGTTAAACGGCAAGACTCATTGACAGTTGAGAGGGGCTCCGGCATAACAACCGGAGCCCTTTCTTTTGTCGTTCCCAGCCTGCCGTCGAGCTTTCAAACATGCCAAAGATTCAAGCCTTTCCTGGACTACGCTATGACCTGGGTCATGTCGGCTCATTGAGCGACGTAATCGCCCCGCCCTACGATGTGATCGACGACCAGCTGCGAGACAGCCTGTACGAGAAACATCCAGCTAACGTGATTCGACTGATCCTGAATCGTGAAGAGCCCGGCGATGACGAACAATCAAATTGCTACAGCAGAGCTGCACGATTCTTAAAGAATTGGCGGAGTGAGGGGGTTTTGGAACGTGAGGCGGACCCCGCCATCTACGTCTACCATCAGTCGTTCGAAGTCGACGGACAGCCTCTGACCCGGCGCGGGTTTATGTGTCGAACTCAACTGGAGAAGTTCGGCGAGGGCTCGATCTATCCGCATGAAGAGACCCATGCGTCCGCCAAAGAGGACCGGCTCAAACTAACACGAGCCTGCCATGCGAACCTGAGTCAGATCTTTGGGCTGTTTCCGGACCCGGAAGGAGAAGCCCAAAACCTGCTGGAAGCTCACATTACCAACCAGCAACCGATCGAAGCCACAGATCACCTCGGAGTCGTCCATCGGATTTGGCCGGTCACCGATGCCAACGTCATTGCTCAAGTCTCGGCGTTAATGAATGCGAAGCCCGTTTTTATCGCCGACGGCCATCATCGCTACGAAACGGCCTGCAATTTCCGCGAAGAGCTACGGGAACAACAGGGGATCGACGAAAAACACCCAGCAAACTGCGTTTTGATGATGTGTGTTGGCATGAATGACCCGGGAATGATCGTTCTTCCCACCCATCGGTTGTTCCGTGAGATGCCTGCGTTGACCTCAAGTGAACTCATCGAAAAGCTCGGCGATCGCTTTGATTGCCAAGTTGCCGGGGAAAGTCCCGAGCAGGCGGAATCGATCTGGTCGGAAATTGAAAATGAAAACGAACAGGGAACGATTGGGCTCTTCACCGCCAAAGATCAAAAATGGGTGATTGCCCGTATCACCCCGGCAGGTCGTGAACGGATGAAAGAAATTGCCTCGGATCAGAGCTCCGACTGGCAAGGGCTGGGCGTCAGCATCCTGCATCGAATGATTGTTGAAGATCAGCTCGGACAAACGAAGCTACCAAAGCCGAAGTACGTTCATCTGGTCAGCGAGCTCCAGGACGGTCTGGCCAAGCCAGACGAGTTTTCGCTCGCCGCGCTCGTGATGCCAGCCACGCTCGATCATATTCGGGCAATCAGCCAACACGGCGAACGAATGCCGGCCAAGAGCACCTATTTCTATCCGAAGCTGCTCAGCGGCTTGGTGATCAACCCGCTCGATTGAACGACGGGCGAAATCGAGGCAGTTCGGCAAAGCCGGGTCCTACCGGCATCTTGGACTAGAATTCACTGGCCTGTCGATTGATTCCGGCGGCGCGGAGCTTGCCGATTCGATAAAATCGGCTGTTTCACGTGGAACCGTCAACTAGACAAGATACGGGGTTTCACGTGAAACGGGAGATTATTCCCTGAGACCCGTTCTTTCCGGCGTTTACTCGAGGAACTGACGTTCCTGAATCTTCGACTCCCGGTTTACAATGCGCGCCGCCGAAGAGCGATCCTTCGGAAGCGTCGAACCACTTGCTTCGGATGACGATGGATCGGAATCGTTTGGCGACAGAGCCAGGGGCCCACCAACGGAGAATTATCTGTGCCGCGGATCATATGCGTTGCCAATCAAAAGGGCGGAGTTGGCAAAACAACCACCGCGATCAATCTTTCGGCCGGATTGGCCCTCAGTGGTAATCGAACTCTATTGATTGACCTCGACCCTCAATGCAATGCCACAACCGGCTTGGGACACACCGCCATCGATCGACATCCGCTTCTGACCACCTCGCCCCTTGAACATGTGCTTCCCAACGTCACCATGGACGGGCTCGACGTTATGCCAGGTAGTCGCCGTTTTGACGATGTCCAGTCGCTCGCAACGGGCAAGGCAGATGCATTGGCCCGAATTCAAGACTTTTTTAGTCGAGATGTTTCGTCCTATGAATTTGTGTTGATCGATTGTCCGCCCTCCTTGGGTGCACTCACCGAAGCGGCCCTTTCCTGCTCGAACGAAGTGCTGATGCCGATCCAATGTGAATATTTCGCGATGGAGGGGCTCACTCAGATGATTCAGGTCATTCGTCGTGTGATGCACCAACCAGGAAACCAACTGCAGTTCGGTGGGATCGTCCTGACAATGTACGATCACACCCTGGAATTAACACTCGAAGTGGACGCAGAAGTGCGTGATTTTTTTGGTGACGTCGTCTTCGATACGGTCGTACCACGGGATGTCTCGGTTTCCGAGGCTCCTAGCTACGGTCGTTCTGTCTTACAGTATGCGCCTCGATCCCGCGGGGCTCGTTCTTACGTGGAATTATGCATGGAGGTTTTAGATCGTGTCTAAAGAACGAAGGTTAGGACGCGGATTAGCAGCATTACTCGGCGAGGACAATGAACCGGTCCACGTCCCTCAAGCGGTAAGCTCGCCACGGCTCCACAGCCCGGAAGAAAATGGACAAACTCCGCCAGCTCAACACGATCCTGAGCTGTCGGAGCCACAACCCAGCAGCGAATTCCATCCCGATCAGGGTGCCGCCAGCGAAGCTTCGGCAGCTAAGGACGGAGACCTATTGCTACTAAGTGTTCACCAAATCGCTGACAACCCGTTTCAACCTCGTCGCGAGTTCAGTGAAAGTGAAATCACTTCCCTGGCCGAAAGTCTGAAAGAGCATGACATGCTCCAACCAGTCTTGGTCCGACGAGTCGAGGATCGCTGGCAGTTGATCTCCGGCGAACGCCGCCTGAGAGCCGCGATTCAAGCCGGTTGGAGCCAAATCCCGGCTCGCGTTAGGCAGGCCGATGATCGTCTCGTCGCCGAATTAGCCATTGTCGAAAACTTGCAGCGAAAAGATCTGAACGCAATCGAAAAAGCGTTCTCCTTCCGCCGCTATCTCGATCAGCATCAGTGCACACAGGAAGATCTCGGCAATCGACTCAAAATCGATCGTTCCACCATTGCCAACCTATTACGACTATTGGAGTTACCAGAACGAGTTCAAACCGAGCTTCAAGGCGGATCCATCTCAGCTGGACATGCACGGGCTTTATTGCCACTGGGCGATGAAGAAATTCAGATTGAATTCAGCCAACGCATCCATCGCGAGGGAATCAGCGTCCGTGAAACGGAACGTCTCGTCCAGGAGCGAATTGAACTGGAAGATGGCGATGGTTTGGGGAACGTCAGCAGGAAATCGGGACGAAGAAAGAAAAAAACCCGAGATGGTCACGTCGCCTCTCTGGAACAACAGTTACGCATCCTACTAGGCACGAAGGTCGACATCCGACAATCAAGTCGCGGCCGTGGACAAATTGTGATCCATTTTCGTAGCAATGACGAATTTGAACGGCTGCAAGGAATAATTACGAATCAAGATCAAAACGAACATCAAAGCTTTGCCGGTTAGCCAACCAACAAGCTATTATGTACACCTGAACACTACCGGTGAGATTGCGGAAAACAGGAGCGAGTGATAGCATGGATCACTGGCATCGGGTTACCCAATCCGATTCGGGGCGTAGCTCAGCCTGGCAGAGCGCTACGTTTGGGACGTAGAAGTCGCTGGTTCGAATCCAGTCGCCCCGACTCACTTCGTAACTACAGTTCCCGTCAACAGTTGCGGCATCAACGACGGAGTTCTGCTCATCAGGCCGTATTGCAAGCGTGCGAACTCCCGATCGCGGTCATCGTGAACAAAAACCGGCATATCTACCTTTCGCCGCACCACGACGATGCCGTCTTGTCCTACGGAGGCACGATCTATCGGCTCTCTGAGGCGGGGCACGCGGTCACGGTTCTGAGTGTCTTTACCGCCGGTCTGTCGTCATGGGAAACGGTCTCGCCACACGCTAAGCACCTGCTCAGGCTTTGGCGGTTGCAAAGAACATCTGCAAGGCGCTTGGATCGAACTCCCTCTCGGCCCTTGTGCTACAGCCCGCTCGGCATCGGGAGGCATGTCGATCACCAATTGGTACACCTGGCAGGGAAGCATCTTGCCGCAGAGGGGTGCCGGGTCCTGTTTTACGAAGATGATCCGTATTGTGATCCTGACTTTCAATCGGTGCTCCCCCCTGAGTCGCGCGAGCGGATTGCGTCTCGGGTCTCCTCACTCACGCCTCAGGCCAGCTGCCTCTCTGCTTCTCATTTGGCCGGCAAACTTCGAGAGCTTCGGGCCTACTACTCTCAATTCCCGGTGACCTTCGGATCAGAGGAAAACATGGCCGAGAGAATTAGCCAAGTCCGGAAAGAGCGATTGGGGCATCCGGACTCCAAACAATTCGCAGAGTTTCCTCTCATCAATGCGTAAGGAACACCTATCTCTGCTTTCCTGCCCAGAGACTGAGGAGCCGTTGCGGCTGGCAGAGGTCTGGGAAAAGGATCCTTTAACGAGTGACATCCTTTTCGGGGTACTCGAGGGAGGCGGGAAGCGGTATCTCATCTTTGATGGCGTACTCATCATGGACACGAGCTCTGGCAAATCCGTTGATATTGCCGGCGCGGTTCTCTCGGATCCGGCGCTGCGAAGCAGCGATCGTATCGACGAGTTCCTGAAGAGGACTTGAACCTCCACGCCCTTGCCTCTAAAACCCTTTAAATACAAGTGCTACAGACCTAGTGTCTCACAAAAGTACAGCTAGATGTACAGCTGGTGGGCAAAAGTACAGCCAAAAGTACAGTCGTGAATCCCAGAATCCCGAAGGGGGGTGCGGGGTTTTTCTCCATAGGAAATATTTGTGGTAGCACCCTGGTTTCACGAGAGGTCAATTTGAGAAAGGGGGGTAATCGGTATCCCTGTGCCGAAAAGTGCTTCTGAGGAGCGAAGCGGCGCACGGGAGAAACCCAAATTCGGACTCCTGATTCTAAAAAAAACTGAAAATGGGACCCTCCCGCCTCGATGTACTATCCTGAGATAGCATGGACACTCAACAAGACAGAGCCAGCCTGCGGGAGCTGCGGGAGAAGTAAGCGGTATAGCTGGGCAAACGAAAGAGCTATAGAGATACCAGCAGAAGATTCCTGCGGTCTTAGCTGTTCTTTGTGCTGAATAGCCTTTGCTAAGAGAACCTGGCAACATCTAAAGGCCCAGCCTCTCCTTGGCTAATCATCTAAGCTTTTTAGGCACATCTACAAAGCCGGAAATTAGAATTCGTAGCCCAGCAGAGCTGTTTCGTATGAAAACAATTCGGCAACTTTTTGCCTCTCTGCTTCACCAAAAATCTCTCTATAATGACGCTTATCTTTTCGATATTGTGACTTTGCCCGCGGCAATTCAAGCTTCTTTGGCATATGCAGCCTAAGCCTGATTGACTCAAGTTCCTCTTCAATACTTTCGAAACGGCAAATTTTGTCTACAGCGACACCTCCATCTATCGTGTATATCCCACATCCCCTTTCTTTGAGAATCTGGCTGTGAGACTCAATGTGCTGACTGAGTGGTGGCCAGTCCTCTTTGTTGCGCCCCCCCCAGCGGTAGTGGTAATGTGAAATCATCCTATCCCACGGGTTTCTCTCAAAGCAAAATTTAAAATAGCTATTCCAAACTCTCGCACCAATATTTTTCCTAACCTCTTTTGCTCCAACGTGGTTGAAGTATGGGTCTTTTCTTTTGCCTTGTGAAGGCAGCTGTATCCAATCACGTAGCTGGTAGTGGCCCCAGGTATTCTGATAATTTTGTGACCCTCGATAGCCCAATTTACTTCGTATTTCCTCATCTTCAGGCGCGATAGGCGTAATAATATCCTTAGGCCCGCAGTACTTTGATAGCGCTATTTCTATCGAGGTCCCTGCAGTCTTGTTCGTCTTCAAAAAAATGTATTTGTATCTGTGCGAAATAATCATCAATGAGCACCACGTTTTTTTAAGGCATTCAGAAACGCAGTGTGTTGAATTCGTTGTTGATTCATGGTTTCCGAAAAAGCTTGAGTTCAGTACATAGAACAACTCTACCAAGTCCCGATTCAAACGAATGTAAAGTCTTAGCAGTCTTAAGTACAGAAACATCTATCAAATCATTTTGTGTGTAACGGTGATAGCTCTGAAAAATTGACTACTGCAGTTACCTGTTTCCTCCCGCTGTCTAATGGGCAATTTTTTCGTGGAGAAAAAATAAGGCCTCCTCTGTTACACAACTCCTTTCAGCTAGTCTCATAGCTTTGTCGCAATTGGTCATTATCTTGGCGTGCTGAGCCATTAGGCCGCGCACAGAAATATGGTGTTATAGCTCACAAGGAATTCCAATCGAAAGCTGGTTGATTGAAGAAGCTTATTAATATTCTCATAATCATAAGGAGATTTTATCTATGCATACCAAAAATATTCTCGTAGTCGCTGCGCTATTTTGTAGTTTTCCCGCGTTCTCGCAAGTTGAAGCAGTAGAGCCCAATGCCCAGCCAGTTTGGACAAAGCAGTCGCCTCACGAGCTTCCAGCAGCGGTTGCCCCTGCAACTCTCACCATAACTGGCAATGGTCAATGGTTCCAAGTGGATGTTTATGCTGGGGATAGTCCTGTAATTTCAGCTTATTCCCCTTCTGGTGAACTGCTGCCAGACGGAATCTATGAGTTTGATTTTAAGAGCATTGCAGTAGGCAACGAGGCGAATACGCTCAGCTCCAACAGTGGTTCTGCATTGTTATCACGCAACAGCGAATCCCCGTCTCAGCATGTAATCGGCCGGTTTGAAGTATCCGGCGGCTCGATAGTTTATCGATAGCGTTAAAGTCCATTTAAGGAGAAATGAATATGAGAAAAAAATTATTGCTCTTAGTATGATGACCACTATGGCCTTCCCTCCAGTCGCTATAGCGGGGAGCGCTGTTCTAGATTACCTGGCTATTCAGGAGACGCAAGGCACTGGCTCTTTCCTGTTCTTTGATAATGGCTACAGAAACCCGAATTATGACTGGGGAATACTTAACGACTCTAACGACATGGCGCTAACGTTCGGTACATTTATCGGAAACGTTTTATACGGCGAGCCAGTTGCTTTTTCCTATGGCGCTCCGAATGCCTCTCTTCTTCTCAGCCTGTGACAGTTGGTCGATGTTGGCTGACTTCAGTGTTGCCACGTACTCAGTGTAGGTCTGGTGAGCTTGTTCCCACGCTGTGAGTACATCGGCATCGGTATCCCTTGTGGTGACACCTAGTGCCTTGCGGTAGATGGGGTTGTCTCGGACCTGAGGGTGGTCCCGTAAAGCCTTGGGGAACCTTCTCTGATACGAGATATTCCCACGTTTACCAGTGACCATGATGTGCTTGAGTTTCACTGTACCTGTCTCCTTCATGTGAATAGAAGTAGCACGAGTACAGCTGGATGTACAGCCACGGCAGTAACTGCGGTGGTGTAAGCTGTTGAATACTAAAGGGTTGTTACTGTATGTATGGTGCCCAGAAGAGGAATCACCCGGTCCTTCATCGTTTAAGAACCTTCCCCGAAGGAGGGTCTTTCGAGGAGTTTATCAGCCGCTGGTTCCCGCGAGGGCTCTTCGCTGCTGACGCGCTTGCAGAGCGGTTGCACGCTGTATTCGGGAAAGCCGGGCCCAGCCTGTCCGGGCTTCACTTGCTCTTCAGGCGCATGGCTGGCATCAAGGGGATCGAGGAAGCACCAAGCGGGCCTGGGCATCTTCGCTGGCGAACAGCAAAAGCCTGCTACCACGCGGCGCTGCCCGTACTTGGGCTTCTCGACGGTCCCTGCATACTCGACCTTTGCAGCAGTGTCGGGCATTTTCACCCGTTGATTCGGCTCGCCCATCCCGAAGCACGGATCATCTCTTGCGACAAATTGCTAATTACCCAGATGGTTGCAAGGCGTTTCTTTCGCCCGGACGAAAATGTTCTGTATTTAGCACTGGACGCAAACCAGAACCTGCCGTTTTTAGACGATGCAATCAGTAGCCTGTTCAGTTGCGACAGCCTCTGCTACCTAGAGAGTCTGGAGAAATGTTTGTGCGAACTCTCAAGGGTACTGCCGCCAGATGGGCAAGCCGTGTTTCCGATGTGCATGCCCCCGGCGCATCCCAATGCTTCACAGCCCACTACGCGAGCGCGCAGCAAGGAAATGTGGGAACAGCTCTGCTCCATCCTCGACGGTGACGAAGAGGCACTGTTCGTCGATCAAAAAGAACTCACGCGGATGGCGCTGCAAGCGGTGCAGTTGAGCGACGATACCTTCAGTGAGAAAGGTGCGCTGGTTGAATCGTATACTTATATACGAAAGCCGTCACCGCAACGGCTGGGATGGTCGTGTCCGGAAAACGGCGAGGCCTCCTGGTCCATCAACCCGATTTACAACGTTAAAAAGAGGGGCTCCACGCTGTTGCTCCGGAAACGGTTGAAACCGCGAGCGACCCCGGACTTAGAGTTCGACTCCTTTCCCGATCACCTCGAATTGCCAGCCACTCGGTTCGACGAGCGTGTCGCTTGGGCTCAGCAGGCCCAGATTCTCCAGCCGATCACGGCTCGCGTCTACACGCCGGATCGATACTGGCCCTGCTCCCCTCCTGCATCACAAATCCCCAGCGATTCCCGAACGTAAGAAGGATTGCAACTTTCTTGGCACAACGCTTGCCTGCTATCTGCGGTCTCCCGAAGCAATCGCCCCGTGCACGCGAGAGATGGCTTGAGATTCTACTATGGATAATCCGAATAACCCCACGCATCAACCCAAGCGACGTCAGGATCAATCGATACGGAGTCAGAAGAAAGAACTAGCACGGCAAACGTAAAAGCAAGGTTTAGAACGATCAATTCCAACCCACTTGATACCTGGAACCAGGTAAAACTTCTTCTAATTTTTCCGCTACGTTATGGCAAATGCCTGATTAAATCTGCAGTGCCTGAAAACGTCTTGTTACTTTTCTTCGCAAATTACGACGTATTATTTTACTCCGTAGTCTGTTGCATTAGACGACACGATCACCGTCGATCGATAATCGCCTGATTACATCCCCACCGCTGCCTCAAGTAGAAATCAAAAGCTTCGAGTGAGTTTGATCGCGTCTAGAATCACAATGACATGATTTCGACAAGGAACAGTTCAACTTTCATTTCATCGCAGGTTCGAAAGATTCAACTCAATTTAATTACAAGATGAACAACCAACATGACCGAATTGAGCGAAGAACTGAAGATTCTGTTTTCCGATGAACTGCGAATCGCAACGGAAAACATCAAAGCAGACACTTCGTTATTTAGTTCGGGAATCATTGATTCATTTCAACTAGTTTCGCTGATGATCCTGATTGAAAAGAAGTATGACATTGGAGTGAACTCCGTTGATGTCAGCTTGGACAACTTCGATAGCGCCGAAAAAATCGCCGCGTACATCTCGAGGACGAAAGCGGAGTGATCACCGACCAACAGCAGCGTTTTCTGGCCAAGGCGGCACAGGATCGAGGGACGCCTTGTTACGCTTACTTCTTGAGCGATATTCGACAACAGTTCACCAATTTGCGTGAAGCGTTCGGGGTCGGTTTTCTGTTAGCTATGCCGTAAAAGCGAATCCCAATCAACAGATCTTGCGTTCGATCGCACCTCTAGTTTCTACGCTTGACGTATCCTCAGCCGGTGAAATTGACCATGCTCTAGAGATTGGTTATCCGGCTACTAACTTAACATTTTCCGGTCCGGTAAAACGCCAAGCTAAACTGCAACGGCCGTCTCGGTTGGTTGCGGTGAGATTGTCTGTGAATCAGATGCTGAATTAACGCATTTGAATTTAGCAGCTCGAAAACAGTCAACATCGGTAGATGTCTACTTGCGGATCAATCCCAAAGATGCACCCAAGTCGTTTGGACTCCAGATGTCAGGACGACCAAGCCAATTCGGAATCGACGAAGAAGATCTGCCGGATGTCCTGAGTAAATTTGATCAATTCGAATCGCTGAATCTCTGTGGATTTCATATTTATTCCGGAACAAATTCTCTGAACGAAGAAGCGATCTCTCAAAACTTCGCCATTTTCATCACGCTCTTTTCAAGGTTTTCAGAGATGGCGCAGATCGAACCGAAGAAGCTTATTTTCGGTTCTGGCTTCGGGATCCCTTATACGGAAGGTGATTGCCCGCTAGATCTCCAACAACTCAGTCAGCTCATCAACCCGCAGATTGATGCCTTCCGGTCGCAAACAAGATTCGGATCAACCCAATTCGTTTTGGAAA
Coding sequences:
- a CDS encoding phosphoribosylanthranilate isomerase — its product is MPELFHIKICGITSPADAKVVVDSGADAVGINFFEGSKRFVEPAIAKQITANIPSSVAKVGVFVNGEVDWIETVAQAVGLDWIQLHGDESPELVSRLQKRPLLKAFRLTQAGLQPVAQFLADCEQLGRPVDALLLDAFHPTEFGGTGRTIDWQTLAAETALMGGYQWALAGGLTPVNVANAIAQARPHAVDTASGVESSPGKKDSALTRSFVEQARGALE
- a CDS encoding DUF1015 domain-containing protein, translating into MPKIQAFPGLRYDLGHVGSLSDVIAPPYDVIDDQLRDSLYEKHPANVIRLILNREEPGDDEQSNCYSRAARFLKNWRSEGVLEREADPAIYVYHQSFEVDGQPLTRRGFMCRTQLEKFGEGSIYPHEETHASAKEDRLKLTRACHANLSQIFGLFPDPEGEAQNLLEAHITNQQPIEATDHLGVVHRIWPVTDANVIAQVSALMNAKPVFIADGHHRYETACNFREELREQQGIDEKHPANCVLMMCVGMNDPGMIVLPTHRLFREMPALTSSELIEKLGDRFDCQVAGESPEQAESIWSEIENENEQGTIGLFTAKDQKWVIARITPAGRERMKEIASDQSSDWQGLGVSILHRMIVEDQLGQTKLPKPKYVHLVSELQDGLAKPDEFSLAALVMPATLDHIRAISQHGERMPAKSTYFYPKLLSGLVINPLD
- a CDS encoding beta-ketoacyl-[acyl-carrier-protein] synthase family protein — protein: MLQINVPTRSSQDEPVVITGIGMITSVGRDRESSWQAIRSGTSGVRRLINEPEIPEQLQIGAVVNDVPGLPKQLKVIRLANIAADEAFQDASLDLKNVDGSRFGCAISGHMGDWRWLRQNHGYEPADSPGDVSNWDQWFPNSGCWNIAHRFGLNGPRICHSTACASGLIDIMSAVRSIRDNQCDLALAGSAEAIDPLFAAGFQRMRVLADAENPREACRPFDRSRTGFVMGEGAAMFVIERLSHATARGAHIYAEIAGGRMMADAHHVTGLDMESESLTRLIRDTLKRAKMEPSDIGYVNAHGTGTTQNDIMETRGIRRALGNHADEVCVSALKSMLGHLVNASGSVELALTTLALRDGFVPPTLNLTDPDPECDLDCIPLVGQDRPIQNALKLALAFGGHLVAVALRRWSDAESGVGEPLRRAA
- the ahcY gene encoding adenosylhomocysteinase; its protein translation is MTQLEARETFKVKDISLADFGRREIMLAENEMPGLMAIRSKYGTQQPLKGARIAGCLHMTIQTAVLIETLTELGAEVQWSSCNKFSTQDHAASAIAHTGVPVYAWKGETDEEYDWCVDQTIYFEDGQPLNMILDDGGDLTALVHKKYPELLKDVRGLSEETTTGIKELRKMVEKGELKVPAINVNDAVTKAKFDNLYGCRESLVDGIKRATDVMVAGKVAVVAGYGDVGKGCAHSLQRYGARVIITEIDPINALQAVMEGFQVTTMEEAASIGNIFVTTTGNRDIISGEHMKVMPNDAIVCNIGHFDLEIDMAWLDSQSDVSRLNIKPLVDRYTFADGHSIIVLAEGRLVNLGCATGHPSFVMSNSFSNQVLAQIALWTDPDQFEVGVHVLPKKLDEEVARLHLDQLGVKLTKLSESQADYIGVPANGPFKPDYYRY
- a CDS encoding ParA family protein, which produces MPRIICVANQKGGVGKTTTAINLSAGLALSGNRTLLIDLDPQCNATTGLGHTAIDRHPLLTTSPLEHVLPNVTMDGLDVMPGSRRFDDVQSLATGKADALARIQDFFSRDVSSYEFVLIDCPPSLGALTEAALSCSNEVLMPIQCEYFAMEGLTQMIQVIRRVMHQPGNQLQFGGIVLTMYDHTLELTLEVDAEVRDFFGDVVFDTVVPRDVSVSEAPSYGRSVLQYAPRSRGARSYVELCMEVLDRV